A portion of the Pseudarthrobacter defluvii genome contains these proteins:
- a CDS encoding TIR domain-containing protein, with amino-acid sequence MEIYKVEDVFKRSGVPTLTYVKPKEYTRLLVALRSPGKGVVVEGPSKIGKTSSVMKVLSEIDSTLPGSVTTLTARDPSHRDFIADIPSQTDLGIVIIDDFHRLDAKVRESISDFMKILADEERTDAKIVIVGINKVGESLLAIAPDLAGRIEVVKLGVNPPDKVRKLIDQGCDALNIDFTARESIVDASAGSFNIAQMICFEACISNEVTITVSDPKSVTTTFTSIRETVIDQLATTFHKKAEIFATGKRRSRAGRAPYLQILRWLSMSDEWTIDLDREISKNPELRGSVGQVIKGGHLEDHLIKNHDQLGDLVHYDPETRILAVEDPQFFFFIRHLQWNKFSERLGYFDVTFSTSHDFALSFAGADRDVAEKVARALQEEEFSVFYDFDEQAQILGIDVESYLAPIYQSEASFVVPIMGKDYPDRLWTRFESKQFENRFGDNAVIPVWFEPVAAGVFEASRKYGGFTIDRSKPIDLQIDRLTKSLSERLKDFRLSHKLPAPELDAMVTSE; translated from the coding sequence GTGGAGATCTATAAAGTCGAAGACGTTTTCAAGCGATCAGGCGTTCCAACGCTTACGTATGTAAAACCGAAGGAGTACACACGACTCCTCGTCGCCCTGCGATCACCGGGCAAGGGCGTGGTTGTGGAAGGACCGTCCAAAATAGGCAAGACGAGTTCGGTGATGAAAGTTCTGTCGGAAATTGATAGCACGCTTCCCGGAAGCGTCACTACGCTCACGGCCCGAGACCCGAGCCACAGAGATTTCATCGCGGACATCCCCTCACAGACGGATCTCGGGATTGTAATCATTGACGATTTTCACCGCTTAGACGCGAAGGTGAGGGAGTCCATTTCGGACTTCATGAAAATTCTTGCTGACGAGGAACGCACCGATGCAAAGATCGTGATCGTCGGCATCAACAAGGTCGGAGAGTCGCTTCTTGCGATTGCGCCCGACCTCGCTGGTCGCATCGAAGTTGTGAAGCTAGGCGTCAATCCTCCGGATAAAGTCCGAAAACTTATCGATCAGGGATGTGATGCTCTCAACATAGACTTCACCGCCCGTGAATCTATAGTTGATGCAAGTGCTGGAAGTTTCAATATCGCACAAATGATATGCTTTGAGGCTTGCATAAGTAATGAAGTCACTATCACTGTCAGCGATCCGAAAAGTGTTACCACGACTTTCACGTCAATTCGCGAAACGGTTATCGATCAGCTCGCCACAACTTTCCACAAGAAAGCAGAAATATTTGCAACCGGCAAACGACGCAGCCGGGCTGGGCGCGCTCCGTATTTGCAAATCCTACGCTGGTTGTCCATGAGCGACGAATGGACGATTGACCTTGATAGAGAGATTTCTAAGAATCCCGAGCTTCGCGGTAGCGTGGGGCAGGTTATAAAGGGTGGACATTTAGAAGATCACCTAATCAAAAACCACGACCAACTTGGCGACCTCGTCCATTACGACCCCGAAACTCGCATACTTGCCGTCGAAGATCCGCAATTCTTCTTCTTTATACGGCATCTACAGTGGAATAAGTTTTCTGAACGACTAGGTTACTTTGACGTCACGTTTTCAACTTCCCATGACTTTGCCCTTTCCTTTGCCGGAGCTGACCGCGACGTCGCTGAGAAGGTAGCGCGAGCGTTGCAAGAAGAAGAATTTAGCGTCTTTTATGACTTTGATGAACAAGCTCAAATTCTCGGCATTGATGTAGAAAGCTACCTTGCCCCCATTTACCAGAGCGAGGCGTCGTTCGTCGTACCCATTATGGGTAAGGATTATCCGGACAGGCTGTGGACTCGTTTCGAAAGTAAGCAGTTCGAGAATCGCTTCGGAGACAATGCGGTGATACCTGTGTGGTTCGAGCCCGTCGCGGCTGGAGTTTTTGAGGCCTCGCGGAAATACGGGGGCTTCACGATCGATCGCAGTAAGCCCATAGATTTGCAGATCGATAGGCTTACTAAGTCGTTGTCAGAGCGACTCAAGGACTTCCGATTGAGCCATAAGCTGCCAGCGCCGGAACTTGATGCCATGGTCACCTCGGAGTAG
- a CDS encoding LLM class flavin-dependent oxidoreductase, translating into MPHPDRPLRKLGFLTIGLFDPANPAAGHESTLQIIELGERLGFDSAWLRHRHLQFGISSPVAVMAAASQRTSRIELGTAVTPLGWENPLRLAEDLATVDLLAGGRINPGVSVGEPMQYDTVKHELYPDTADVEDFSYARVERFARLVAGEPVREFSGKQGVVEEFSNRVEPHSPGLRERLWYGAGSTKSAVWAGAHGFNLLSSSVIFPDKDQEPDFALVQQSQIRAFREAAVAAGHAQARVSQGLVVIPTDSASPAQREKYQRYVDERTPRTAAPQGPRGMMFAADLIGSSEEIAEQLYAHAGFQEVDEVAFALPFSFDHEDYVQILTDIAVKLGAALGWTP; encoded by the coding sequence ATGCCGCACCCCGACCGTCCCCTGCGCAAGCTGGGGTTCCTCACCATTGGCTTGTTTGATCCCGCCAATCCCGCTGCGGGCCACGAGTCCACCCTGCAGATCATTGAGCTGGGGGAGCGGCTGGGGTTCGACAGTGCCTGGCTGCGCCACCGGCACCTGCAGTTCGGGATCTCTTCTCCCGTGGCGGTGATGGCTGCCGCGAGTCAGCGGACCTCCCGCATTGAGCTGGGCACTGCAGTGACGCCGCTGGGCTGGGAGAACCCGCTGCGCCTGGCCGAGGACCTGGCCACCGTGGACCTGCTCGCCGGAGGGCGCATCAATCCTGGCGTGAGCGTGGGGGAGCCGATGCAGTACGACACCGTGAAGCATGAGCTGTATCCGGATACCGCTGACGTGGAGGACTTCAGCTATGCCCGGGTGGAGCGGTTTGCCCGGCTGGTTGCCGGGGAGCCGGTGCGTGAATTCTCGGGCAAGCAGGGTGTGGTGGAGGAGTTCTCCAACCGGGTGGAGCCGCATTCGCCGGGGCTGCGGGAGCGGCTTTGGTACGGGGCCGGCAGTACGAAGTCAGCGGTTTGGGCGGGTGCTCATGGCTTCAACCTGCTGTCCAGCAGCGTGATCTTCCCGGACAAGGACCAGGAGCCGGACTTTGCCTTGGTCCAGCAGTCGCAGATTCGGGCTTTTCGGGAGGCTGCTGTTGCAGCGGGGCATGCTCAGGCGCGGGTTTCGCAGGGGCTGGTGGTCATCCCGACCGACTCTGCGTCGCCGGCCCAGCGGGAGAAGTACCAACGCTACGTGGACGAACGCACCCCGCGAACTGCTGCTCCGCAGGGGCCGCGGGGCATGATGTTCGCGGCGGACCTGATCGGCAGCAGCGAGGAGATCGCCGAGCAGCTGTACGCGCACGCAGGCTTCCAGGAGGTGGACGAAGTGGCCTTCGCCCTGCCCTTCAGCTTCGACCACGAGGACTATGTGCAGATTCTCACTGATATCGCTGTAAAGCTGGGGGCGGCGTTGGGGTGGACACCTTGA
- a CDS encoding LacI family DNA-binding transcriptional regulator yields MSGHKVSRAAGPRATTVSAAAVARAAGVSPATVSYALNGKGGVSVETRRRIIGVANELGFRPRKSSSSADPLRTRVVGLILPNIINPMYPRWAQGIISAAAESGYEVFVATTQDDAATLAQVTATLANRNVDGVILAAALREDATALRTLRTARIPYVCLSRRADFLQGDFVGIDDDAAATLLMEHMLGHGYRDIATVVGPRFSTASLTREQAFVRTAAIAGVTIGGEWKISTCVNNEGGRLAAERLFSSPNPPRAVVCGSDELAIGVMEYALAQGLRIPEDVAVAGCDGLAHSRSGLINLTSIVQPQQEMAQEAFAMLLRRIGSPSNTYSSSICPHRIHIGRTCGCNAPPA; encoded by the coding sequence GTGAGCGGCCATAAAGTCAGCAGAGCCGCCGGGCCCCGCGCCACAACGGTTTCTGCCGCTGCTGTTGCCCGTGCGGCCGGCGTTTCCCCTGCCACGGTGTCCTACGCGTTGAACGGCAAGGGTGGTGTGTCGGTCGAGACCCGGCGCCGCATCATCGGCGTCGCGAACGAACTGGGCTTCAGGCCCCGTAAGTCGTCTTCATCCGCAGACCCGCTGCGGACCCGCGTGGTTGGGCTGATCCTGCCCAACATCATCAATCCCATGTATCCCCGGTGGGCCCAGGGCATCATTTCCGCAGCCGCCGAATCCGGCTACGAAGTGTTCGTGGCCACCACGCAGGACGATGCGGCCACACTGGCACAGGTCACCGCGACACTGGCGAACCGCAACGTGGACGGCGTCATCCTTGCGGCCGCCCTGCGGGAGGACGCCACCGCCTTACGCACTCTGCGAACCGCCCGGATTCCCTACGTTTGCCTGTCCCGAAGGGCGGACTTCCTGCAGGGCGACTTCGTTGGCATTGATGACGACGCCGCGGCAACCCTGCTGATGGAACACATGCTGGGCCACGGTTACCGGGACATCGCCACCGTGGTGGGACCGCGCTTCTCCACCGCCTCCCTTACCCGCGAACAGGCCTTCGTCCGCACTGCAGCCATTGCCGGCGTCACCATCGGCGGCGAGTGGAAGATCAGCACCTGCGTCAACAACGAAGGTGGCCGGCTGGCAGCCGAACGGCTGTTTTCCTCGCCCAACCCGCCCCGGGCCGTGGTGTGCGGCAGCGACGAACTCGCCATCGGCGTCATGGAATACGCGCTTGCGCAGGGCCTGCGCATCCCGGAGGATGTGGCGGTTGCGGGGTGCGACGGGCTGGCCCACAGCCGTTCCGGACTGATCAACCTGACGAGCATTGTCCAGCCGCAGCAGGAGATGGCCCAGGAGGCATTTGCCATGCTGCTGCGCAGGATCGGATCCCCGTCCAACACCTACAGTTCTTCGATTTGTCCGCACCGCATTCACATCGGAAGAACGTGCGGGTGTAACGCACCGCCCGCCTAA
- the metH gene encoding methionine synthase, with product MPRFALDIESVPRPARSQELLDAVNHRVVIADGAMGTMLQGRDLQLDTDFQNLEGCNEILNDTRPDVIADIHDAYFATGIDAVETNTFGANWSNLSDYGIDDRIEELAQKGAKIARERAEAAEGTDGRMRWVLGSMGPGTKLPSLGHTSYDYLKQTFALQAEGLIDGGADAFLIETSQDLLQTKAAVNGCKQAIVSKGIRLPIFVEVTVETTGTMLMGSEIGAALTALEPLGVDAIGLNCATGPDEMSEHLRHLAKQSSVAIACMPNAGLPILGANGAHYPLTPTELATAHEQFVREFGLGLVGGCCGTTPEHMAAVVERLAPFRAKAVDNKEANAPARIPEEREAGVASLYQHVNFDQESAYLAIGERTNANGSKAFRQAMLEERWDDCVDIAREQIRVGAHLLDVCVDYVGRDGVADVKEIVSRFASASTLPLVIDSTEPPVLKAGLELIGGRPVVNSVNYEDGDGPNSRFARIMPLVKEHGTAVIALTINEEGQARTTEGKVAIASRLVDSLVGEWGMRVEDIIVDCLTFPVATGQEETRRDGIETIEAIRQITTKYPGINTTLGVSNVSFGLNPAARVVLNSVFLHEAVQAGLTSGIIDAAKIVPLASLPDEQRKVALDLVWDRREYDDDGNTTYDPLASMLDMFAGVDTAALKDQRAAELAALPTGARLERRIIDGEGKGLEADLDLARSEGMTPLGIINDHLLEGMKVVGERFGAGEMQLPFVLQSAEVMKNAVALLEPHMEKSDSSGKGTMVIATVRGDVHDIGKNLVDIILTNNGYKVINIGIKQGIAEIIAAAEEHNADVIGMSGLLVKSTVVMKENLAELQSRGLAKKWPVILGGAALTRAYVEQDLAEQFDGVVRYAKDAFEGLSLMEPLVRVARGESPDDVGLPPLKKRIHKGGAKFTITEPEAMPGRSDVATDNPVPVPPFWGTRIVRGVSLHDYSAFLDERATFMGQWGLKPGRGEDGASYEELVEREGRPRLRYWLDRILGEGMLDASVAYGYFPVVSEGEQVVVLHHGEDPDGVLGQAGLLAPDGGSGGPIGTDRLRFDFPRQRRDRHLCLADFVKSRESGQIDVLPVQLVTAGSKIEEFTSKMFAANQYRDYYELNGLVMQLTEALAEFWHARIRKELGFGAEEPNDTAGYFKLDYRGARFSLGYPACPDMEDRRKVTELLKPERMGVILSDELMLHPEQSTDAFVFHHPEAKYFKV from the coding sequence ATGCCTCGTTTCGCACTGGACATCGAGTCCGTCCCCCGCCCCGCCCGTTCGCAGGAGCTCCTGGACGCCGTGAACCACCGGGTGGTCATCGCCGACGGCGCCATGGGCACCATGCTCCAGGGCCGCGACCTGCAGCTGGACACGGACTTCCAGAACCTCGAGGGCTGCAACGAGATCCTCAACGACACGCGCCCGGACGTCATCGCCGACATACACGACGCTTACTTCGCCACCGGCATCGACGCCGTGGAGACCAACACCTTCGGCGCCAACTGGTCCAACCTCTCCGACTACGGCATCGACGACCGCATCGAGGAGCTCGCACAGAAGGGCGCGAAGATCGCCCGCGAACGCGCCGAGGCCGCGGAGGGAACAGACGGCCGCATGCGCTGGGTCCTCGGCTCCATGGGCCCCGGCACCAAGCTCCCCAGCCTCGGCCACACCAGCTACGACTACCTCAAGCAGACCTTCGCCCTCCAGGCCGAGGGCCTGATCGACGGCGGCGCTGACGCCTTCCTCATCGAAACCAGCCAGGACCTCCTGCAGACCAAGGCCGCAGTCAACGGCTGCAAACAGGCCATCGTCTCCAAGGGCATCCGCCTCCCCATCTTCGTGGAGGTGACGGTGGAAACCACCGGAACCATGCTCATGGGCTCGGAAATCGGCGCCGCCCTCACTGCCTTGGAACCGCTCGGCGTCGACGCCATCGGCCTGAACTGCGCCACCGGCCCGGACGAGATGAGCGAGCACCTCCGCCACCTCGCCAAGCAATCCTCCGTCGCCATCGCCTGCATGCCCAACGCCGGCCTGCCCATCCTCGGCGCCAACGGCGCGCACTACCCGCTCACCCCCACCGAACTCGCCACCGCGCACGAACAGTTTGTGCGCGAGTTCGGCCTGGGCCTGGTGGGCGGCTGCTGCGGTACGACGCCGGAACACATGGCCGCCGTCGTCGAACGTCTGGCGCCCTTCCGCGCCAAAGCAGTGGACAACAAGGAAGCCAACGCACCGGCAAGAATCCCCGAGGAACGCGAAGCCGGCGTCGCCTCCCTCTACCAGCACGTGAACTTCGACCAGGAGTCCGCCTACCTGGCCATCGGTGAGCGCACCAACGCCAACGGCTCCAAGGCCTTCCGCCAGGCCATGCTCGAAGAGCGGTGGGACGACTGCGTGGACATCGCCCGCGAACAGATCCGCGTGGGCGCGCACCTGCTGGACGTCTGCGTGGACTACGTGGGCCGCGACGGCGTGGCGGACGTCAAGGAGATCGTCTCCCGTTTCGCGTCGGCCTCCACCCTTCCGCTGGTCATCGACTCCACCGAACCTCCCGTCCTGAAGGCCGGCCTGGAACTCATCGGCGGCCGCCCCGTGGTCAACTCCGTCAACTACGAGGACGGCGACGGCCCCAACAGCCGCTTCGCCCGCATCATGCCCCTGGTCAAGGAACACGGCACCGCCGTCATCGCCCTGACCATCAACGAAGAGGGCCAGGCCCGCACCACCGAGGGCAAGGTGGCCATCGCCTCCCGCCTGGTCGACTCCCTGGTGGGTGAATGGGGCATGCGCGTCGAGGACATCATCGTCGACTGCCTCACCTTCCCCGTCGCCACCGGCCAGGAGGAAACCCGCCGCGACGGCATCGAAACCATCGAGGCTATCCGCCAGATCACCACCAAGTACCCGGGCATCAACACCACCCTCGGCGTCTCCAACGTCTCCTTCGGCCTGAACCCCGCCGCACGCGTCGTCCTGAACTCCGTGTTCCTCCACGAGGCAGTGCAGGCGGGCCTGACCAGCGGCATCATCGACGCCGCCAAGATCGTGCCGCTCGCATCGCTGCCCGATGAGCAGCGCAAGGTGGCCCTGGACCTGGTGTGGGACCGCCGCGAATACGACGACGACGGCAACACCACCTACGACCCCCTCGCCAGCATGCTGGACATGTTCGCCGGCGTCGACACCGCAGCACTCAAGGACCAGCGCGCCGCCGAACTCGCCGCGCTGCCCACCGGCGCTCGGCTGGAACGGCGCATCATCGACGGCGAAGGCAAAGGCCTCGAAGCAGACCTGGACCTGGCCCGCAGCGAGGGCATGACCCCGCTGGGCATCATCAACGACCACCTGCTCGAAGGCATGAAGGTGGTGGGCGAACGCTTCGGCGCCGGTGAAATGCAGCTGCCGTTCGTGCTGCAGTCCGCCGAGGTGATGAAGAACGCCGTGGCCCTCCTGGAGCCGCACATGGAGAAGTCGGACTCGTCCGGCAAGGGCACCATGGTGATCGCCACGGTGCGCGGCGACGTGCACGACATCGGCAAGAATTTGGTGGACATCATCCTCACCAACAACGGCTACAAGGTCATCAACATCGGCATCAAGCAGGGCATCGCCGAGATCATCGCCGCCGCGGAGGAACACAACGCCGACGTCATCGGCATGTCCGGCCTGTTAGTGAAGTCGACCGTTGTGATGAAGGAAAACCTCGCGGAGCTGCAGTCCCGCGGGCTGGCCAAGAAGTGGCCGGTCATTCTGGGCGGCGCGGCCCTCACCCGCGCCTACGTGGAGCAGGACCTGGCGGAGCAGTTCGACGGCGTGGTCCGCTACGCCAAGGACGCCTTCGAGGGCCTGTCCCTCATGGAGCCGCTGGTGCGCGTTGCCCGCGGTGAATCGCCGGACGACGTCGGCCTGCCGCCGTTGAAGAAGCGTATCCACAAGGGCGGGGCGAAGTTCACGATCACGGAACCGGAAGCCATGCCCGGCCGGTCCGACGTCGCCACCGACAACCCCGTTCCCGTGCCGCCGTTCTGGGGTACCCGCATCGTCCGCGGCGTCTCGCTCCACGACTACTCCGCATTCCTGGACGAGCGCGCCACCTTCATGGGCCAGTGGGGCCTCAAGCCCGGCCGCGGCGAGGACGGCGCCTCCTACGAGGAACTCGTGGAACGCGAGGGCCGGCCGCGCCTGCGCTACTGGCTGGACCGCATCCTGGGCGAGGGCATGCTGGACGCCTCCGTCGCGTACGGCTACTTCCCCGTGGTCTCCGAAGGTGAGCAGGTGGTAGTCCTGCACCACGGCGAGGATCCCGACGGCGTCCTGGGCCAGGCGGGTCTCCTCGCCCCGGATGGTGGTTCAGGCGGCCCGATCGGCACTGATCGCCTGCGGTTCGACTTCCCGCGCCAGCGCCGTGACCGGCACCTGTGCCTTGCGGACTTTGTGAAGTCACGGGAGTCTGGCCAGATCGACGTGCTGCCGGTGCAGCTGGTCACCGCGGGGTCCAAGATCGAGGAGTTCACCTCCAAAATGTTCGCGGCCAACCAGTACCGCGACTACTACGAGCTCAACGGCCTGGTCATGCAGCTCACCGAGGCACTTGCCGAGTTCTGGCACGCCCGCATCCGCAAGGAGCTCGGCTTCGGGGCCGAGGAGCCCAATGACACGGCCGGGTACTTCAAGCTGGACTACCGCGGTGCCCGGTTCTCCCTGGGCTACCCCGCCTGCCCTGACATGGAGGACCGCCGCAAGGTCACCGAGCTGCTGAAGCCCGAACGCATGGGCGTCATCCTGAGCGACGAGCTGATGCTGCACCCCGAGCAGTCCACCGACGCGTTCGTGTTCCACCACCCGGAGGCGAAGTACTTCAAGGTGTGA
- a CDS encoding SDR family oxidoreductase, giving the protein MDFSSKRVLVTAGANGIGLAIATKFKAHGANVFVTDIDPDAVEKARAEGFHAAVSDVSDESQVQDLMARIQDDFGGLDVLVNNAGIAGPTGPIQSLNSADWKATFDVNIHGQFYCIKHALPLLRSTPEASIINLSSAAGRLGMAGRSAYSASKWAVVGLTKTLAIELGAEGIRVNAICPGAVNGPRIAAVIAAKADMLGEPVETVSALYHNQSSLGRLIEAEDIANMALFAASDMARNVNGQALAVDGNTEKLY; this is encoded by the coding sequence ATGGACTTCAGTTCCAAACGCGTCCTGGTTACCGCCGGCGCAAACGGCATCGGCCTGGCCATCGCCACCAAATTCAAGGCCCACGGGGCGAACGTCTTCGTGACGGACATCGACCCCGACGCCGTCGAAAAAGCGCGTGCCGAGGGCTTCCACGCCGCTGTCAGCGACGTATCGGATGAATCGCAGGTCCAGGACCTCATGGCCCGGATCCAGGACGACTTCGGCGGCCTTGATGTCCTGGTGAACAACGCCGGCATCGCCGGACCAACCGGTCCAATCCAATCCCTCAACAGCGCGGACTGGAAGGCGACGTTCGACGTCAACATCCACGGACAGTTCTACTGCATCAAGCACGCCCTGCCGCTCCTGCGCTCCACCCCGGAGGCATCAATCATCAACCTCTCCTCGGCGGCTGGCCGCCTGGGCATGGCCGGCCGGAGCGCCTACTCGGCATCCAAGTGGGCAGTGGTCGGATTGACGAAGACTCTGGCGATTGAGCTCGGGGCGGAGGGAATCCGGGTCAACGCCATCTGCCCGGGTGCCGTCAATGGGCCAAGGATCGCCGCTGTCATCGCGGCCAAAGCGGACATGCTGGGCGAGCCCGTGGAGACCGTCTCCGCCCTGTACCACAACCAGTCGTCGCTGGGCCGGCTGATCGAAGCCGAAGACATCGCCAACATGGCCCTCTTCGCCGCCAGCGACATGGCGCGCAACGTCAACGGCCAGGCCCTGGCCGTCGACGGAAACACCGAAAAACTCTACTAA
- a CDS encoding alpha/beta fold hydrolase, whose product MSLQEIEFTSANGRDTIQAWVYEPIGQPKAIVQLIHGLGEHSRRYLHLISTLVDAGFIVVAGDHSGHGRTAMQQGTWGDAGEDAASVVVADEVTLQAKAREALPHLPYVVFGHSWGSMIARALATDPKAQLSGLILCGIAAQMRGIEKMIDRPELARLATGERGAEPAPQELVAQLFDGFLGRFGDGAGPTAWVALDADVVTDHGRDPFNNFGAPLSARFLQGFVDLYDQVTSDEWYKQLPAELPVLILAGDQDPVTNYGEGAYHVANRLTDSGHANVRTRVFPGVRHEVHNEPSTRAETERETVEFIQRVAGS is encoded by the coding sequence ATGTCACTGCAGGAAATCGAGTTCACGTCCGCCAACGGCCGCGACACCATCCAGGCGTGGGTCTACGAACCCATCGGGCAGCCCAAGGCCATCGTGCAGCTGATCCACGGGCTCGGCGAACACTCCCGCCGCTACCTCCACCTCATCTCCACCCTGGTGGACGCGGGGTTCATCGTGGTGGCGGGCGACCACTCCGGGCACGGGCGCACGGCGATGCAGCAGGGCACCTGGGGCGACGCCGGCGAGGACGCCGCCAGCGTGGTGGTCGCCGACGAGGTCACCTTGCAGGCCAAGGCCCGGGAAGCACTCCCCCACCTTCCGTACGTGGTGTTCGGCCACAGCTGGGGCTCCATGATTGCCCGTGCCCTGGCCACCGACCCGAAGGCGCAGCTCTCCGGCCTGATCCTCTGCGGTATCGCCGCCCAGATGCGCGGCATCGAGAAAATGATCGACCGTCCCGAACTTGCCCGGCTTGCCACCGGCGAGCGCGGCGCCGAGCCCGCGCCGCAGGAACTGGTGGCCCAGTTGTTCGACGGCTTCCTGGGCCGCTTCGGCGACGGCGCCGGACCCACCGCCTGGGTGGCACTGGACGCCGACGTCGTGACCGACCACGGGCGGGACCCCTTCAACAACTTCGGCGCGCCGCTCAGCGCCCGCTTCCTGCAGGGTTTCGTGGACCTCTACGACCAGGTCACCTCCGACGAGTGGTACAAACAGCTCCCCGCGGAACTCCCCGTCCTGATCCTCGCCGGCGACCAGGACCCCGTCACCAACTACGGCGAAGGCGCCTACCACGTGGCCAACCGCCTGACCGATTCGGGCCACGCGAACGTCCGCACCCGAGTCTTCCCCGGCGTCCGGCACGAGGTGCACAACGAGCCCAGCACCCGCGCCGAGACGGAGCGCGAAACGGTCGAGTTCATCCAGCGGGTAGCCGGCAGCTGA
- a CDS encoding YbhB/YbcL family Raf kinase inhibitor-like protein, with the protein MSHDPYAALPQLPEFSLSSTDIQDGQALPAAQASGKMGVERGEDRSPALAWEGFPPETKSFAVTVLDPDAPTGSGFWHWAAFNLPASTTSLPSGAAEAGLPGPAVQLMNDAGFRGFVGAAPPEGHGPHHYHFVVHAVDVEQLDIPADASPAYLGFQLFSHAIGRARLTATFEIQ; encoded by the coding sequence ATGTCCCACGATCCGTATGCCGCACTTCCCCAGCTTCCTGAATTCTCCTTGTCCAGCACCGATATCCAGGACGGGCAGGCGCTCCCCGCGGCCCAAGCGAGCGGGAAAATGGGAGTCGAGCGTGGAGAAGACCGGTCGCCGGCACTTGCCTGGGAGGGGTTCCCGCCGGAGACCAAAAGCTTTGCCGTGACGGTCCTGGACCCGGACGCTCCCACCGGCAGCGGGTTCTGGCACTGGGCAGCCTTCAACCTGCCGGCGTCCACTACCTCCCTTCCGTCGGGTGCTGCCGAGGCCGGCCTGCCCGGGCCTGCGGTGCAACTGATGAACGACGCCGGCTTCAGGGGCTTCGTCGGCGCGGCTCCTCCCGAAGGACACGGTCCCCACCACTACCACTTCGTGGTGCACGCAGTGGATGTGGAACAACTCGACATCCCTGCCGATGCAAGCCCCGCCTACCTCGGCTTCCAGCTCTTCAGCCACGCCATTGGACGGGCCAGGCTCACCGCCACTTTTGAAATCCAGTAA
- a CDS encoding 3-keto-5-aminohexanoate cleavage protein: MAATRKVIITSAVTGAIHTPSMSEHLPVTPQEIADAAIGAAEAGAAIVHMHARDPRDGRPSQNPEHFEPILDKLKRNTDAVINITTGGSPHMTVEERMQPAALFKPELASLNMGSMNFGLYPMLDRFKDFTHEWEREGLVKSRDLVFKNTFQDIETILEIGNANGTRFEFECYDISHLNNLAHFHARGLAKGPLFVQSVFGLLGGIGAHPEDLMHMRRTADRLLGDDYQWSILGAGKNQMPLATIGAAMGSHVRVGLEDSLWIGPGQLARSNAEQVTRIRTILEALNFEIATPDEARQMLGLKGRDSVGF; this comes from the coding sequence ATGGCAGCAACACGCAAGGTCATCATCACCAGCGCCGTTACCGGCGCCATCCACACCCCCTCCATGTCCGAACACCTGCCCGTCACACCCCAGGAAATCGCTGATGCGGCCATCGGCGCCGCTGAGGCAGGAGCCGCGATCGTGCACATGCACGCCCGCGATCCACGGGACGGGCGCCCATCGCAGAATCCCGAGCACTTCGAGCCCATCCTGGACAAGCTCAAGCGGAACACCGACGCGGTCATCAATATCACCACCGGCGGGTCACCGCACATGACCGTCGAAGAACGCATGCAGCCGGCGGCCCTGTTCAAGCCCGAGCTCGCCTCGCTGAACATGGGGTCCATGAACTTCGGGCTCTACCCGATGCTGGACCGGTTCAAGGACTTCACCCACGAGTGGGAACGCGAAGGGCTGGTCAAAAGCCGCGACCTGGTTTTCAAGAACACGTTCCAGGACATCGAGACCATCCTGGAGATCGGCAATGCCAACGGGACACGCTTCGAGTTCGAGTGCTACGACATCTCCCATTTGAACAACCTGGCCCACTTCCACGCCCGCGGCCTGGCCAAGGGACCGCTGTTCGTCCAGTCCGTCTTCGGCCTGCTCGGCGGCATCGGCGCACACCCCGAGGACCTGATGCACATGCGGCGCACCGCGGACCGGCTCCTGGGCGACGACTATCAGTGGTCCATCCTTGGCGCCGGCAAGAACCAGATGCCGCTTGCCACCATCGGCGCAGCCATGGGCTCCCACGTCCGGGTGGGGCTGGAGGACTCCCTATGGATCGGGCCAGGCCAGCTGGCACGCTCAAACGCCGAACAGGTCACCCGCATCCGCACCATTCTCGAAGCACTCAACTTCGAGATTGCCACACCCGATGAAGCCCGCCAGATGCTGGGCCTCAAGGGCAGGGACAGCGTCGGATTCTGA